One window of the Mycobacterium sp. SVM_VP21 genome contains the following:
- a CDS encoding acyl carrier protein has protein sequence MRQRILAAVCDVLYIDEADLFDGDGTDLRDLGLDSVRFVLLMKRLGVDRESELPARLARDLSITGWVAELEDPGRHV, from the coding sequence ATCCGCCAGCGGATCCTCGCCGCGGTCTGCGATGTGCTCTACATCGACGAAGCCGACCTCTTCGACGGCGACGGCACCGACCTGCGGGACCTCGGCCTGGACTCGGTTCGATTCGTCTTGTTGATGAAGCGTCTCGGAGTGGACCGCGAGTCTGAGCTACCGGCACGTTTGGCGCGCGACCTGTCGATCACCGGCTGGGTTGCCGAGCTGGAAGATCCCGGCCGGCATGTCTGA